A section of the Virgibacillus sp. NKC19-3 genome encodes:
- a CDS encoding carbohydrate ABC transporter permease, with protein MKMHKLTPYLFLIPGCTILGAFIFYPILQALWLSLTEYSIIGEPEFIGFENYQNLFQDDLFWLTLKNTFIYLIGVVPALVIIPIFLAVLVNQKLRGISFFRSAYFIPVVTSLVVAGIAWEWVYRENGLLNYALDLLGIINEQVGWLTTTSTAIFAVMIVTIWQGLGYYMVIYIAGLQSISTDIYEAAKIDGANWWQQVTRITIPMLMPFILIVAIMSSIAAMQVFDEIYIMTGGGPLHSSETLVLYIYREAFENLNMGYASAAGVILFLITLVLSIINLKFFGNKDNKG; from the coding sequence ATGAAGATGCATAAATTAACACCTTATTTATTTTTGATTCCCGGTTGCACCATTTTGGGAGCCTTTATTTTTTATCCAATATTGCAGGCTTTATGGTTGAGTTTGACCGAATATAGTATCATAGGTGAGCCAGAGTTCATTGGCTTTGAAAATTACCAAAATTTATTTCAAGATGATTTATTTTGGCTAACGCTGAAGAATACGTTTATTTATCTTATTGGGGTTGTTCCAGCTCTTGTTATTATTCCTATTTTTCTGGCTGTTTTGGTCAATCAAAAATTAAGAGGGATTAGCTTTTTCCGATCAGCTTATTTTATACCTGTTGTCACTTCATTAGTAGTTGCAGGTATCGCTTGGGAATGGGTGTATAGAGAAAATGGCTTGTTGAACTATGCGCTTGATCTATTGGGAATAATTAATGAGCAAGTTGGGTGGCTGACAACGACTTCTACGGCTATTTTTGCTGTCATGATTGTGACCATTTGGCAAGGACTAGGATATTACATGGTCATCTATATAGCAGGATTGCAATCAATTTCCACAGATATTTATGAGGCTGCAAAAATCGATGGAGCAAACTGGTGGCAACAAGTAACTCGTATAACTATTCCTATGTTGATGCCCTTTATATTAATTGTAGCCATTATGTCTTCAATCGCTGCTATGCAAGTGTTTGACGAAATATACATAATGACCGGCGGTGGTCCATTACACAGTTCGGAAACATTGGTTCTTTATATTTACAGAGAGGCATTTGAAAACTTAAATATGGGTTATGCTAGTGCTGCTGGAGTTATTTTGTTTTTAATCACTTTGGTTTTATCGATTATTAACCTGAAGTTTTTTGGCAATAAAGACAACAAGGGATAG
- a CDS encoding carbohydrate ABC transporter permease, producing MALTTAKNQKTFSTTVMNFTKKLLLYILLTLVALFMLGPFIWLISTALKSGGENIFQYPPQLIPEQVTFSNFVGVMDAFPFWTYLLNSVIVTILTVILNVLFCSLAAYPLARMKFKGKNLIFILILSTMMIPFQLLMIPVYELALSLGLDNTYAGMILPQITTAFGVFLMRQAFMVIPYELDESARMDGANRFQIWLRILMPLAKPSMLTLTVFTFIFAWGDFLWPLIIISDQDMFTLTLGLDMLSGTFSSDWRLIAAGAIISMLPAIVVFLFLQKYFIGGLMKGAVKE from the coding sequence TTGGCTTTAACGACAGCAAAAAATCAAAAAACTTTTTCGACAACTGTCATGAACTTCACTAAAAAGCTGCTGCTTTACATTTTATTAACTTTAGTCGCTTTATTTATGCTTGGTCCATTTATATGGCTTATTTCAACAGCTCTTAAATCCGGTGGTGAAAATATATTTCAATATCCCCCACAATTGATTCCAGAACAAGTTACCTTTTCGAATTTCGTGGGAGTGATGGACGCTTTTCCGTTTTGGACGTATCTATTAAATAGTGTGATTGTCACTATATTGACGGTGATACTCAACGTTTTATTTTGCTCCCTTGCCGCTTATCCGCTCGCTAGGATGAAGTTTAAGGGTAAAAATCTCATATTTATCTTAATACTTAGCACGATGATGATCCCGTTCCAGCTTTTAATGATTCCCGTTTATGAATTGGCCCTATCCCTAGGGTTAGACAATACATATGCTGGGATGATTTTACCGCAAATCACTACAGCTTTTGGTGTGTTTTTAATGCGACAAGCATTCATGGTCATACCATATGAGTTGGATGAATCAGCCAGAATGGATGGTGCCAACAGGTTTCAGATATGGCTAAGAATATTAATGCCGCTTGCGAAGCCATCGATGCTGACATTAACCGTTTTTACATTTATTTTTGCTTGGGGAGATTTCCTGTGGCCACTTATTATCATAAGTGATCAAGATATGTTCACTTTAACATTAGGACTGGATATGCTTTCTGGCACATTTTCTTCAGATTGGCGTTTAATTGCGGCAGGTGCTATTATATCGATGCTTCCAGCGATTGTTGTCTTCTTATTTTTACAGAAGTATTTCATTGGAGGCTTGATGAAAGGCGCTGTCAAGGAATAA
- a CDS encoding ABC transporter substrate-binding protein: MKKKGKLMALVSVMSMLFIAGCNDDNGEEGITLDFWTNQLEPTYTEYLEELINEYEEQNPEVTINWLDVPADDLEEKVLADVSSGNEPDVVNLDPSFASSLADVNATINMDEYVSEEDRDQYLDNAWEANQIDGETFAIPWYLGTAVTHYNKGIFEEADLDPEQPPETFEEAKEYAEVIDEETDAYGYFPSMDGTLSLQYMEQWGVSVTNDDGTAAFNTPEGVEVLDYFTELYENGLIPSESLTGEEREGTNFYQAGEVAFGGFILNEVEENAPDIYDNTGVSDQITGEAEVKDLIVQNIVVPEPSDHHEEAVDFALFITNPENQLEFAQIAGSGVLPSTEETLEDPYFSEVPENATVTDLVRVTEAEQLPDAELLVPPMENLNELTTIMHDAFSKAMLGETTSEEALAEAEEEWNNVVSE, encoded by the coding sequence ATGAAAAAAAAGGGAAAACTAATGGCTCTTGTATCAGTAATGTCTATGCTATTTATTGCCGGTTGTAATGATGACAACGGTGAGGAGGGAATAACGCTTGATTTCTGGACCAATCAGCTAGAGCCAACATATACGGAGTATCTTGAAGAGCTAATTAATGAATATGAGGAGCAGAATCCCGAAGTTACAATTAACTGGCTTGATGTCCCTGCAGATGATTTAGAGGAGAAAGTTTTGGCAGATGTAAGTTCAGGGAATGAACCTGATGTTGTAAATTTGGACCCATCATTTGCTTCTAGTCTGGCAGATGTAAATGCAACGATCAATATGGACGAATATGTATCAGAGGAAGATCGAGATCAATACCTTGATAATGCTTGGGAAGCCAATCAGATAGATGGAGAAACATTTGCTATTCCGTGGTATCTTGGTACAGCGGTAACTCATTATAATAAAGGGATCTTTGAAGAAGCAGATTTAGACCCTGAGCAACCTCCGGAAACATTTGAAGAAGCAAAGGAATATGCAGAGGTTATAGATGAAGAAACAGATGCGTACGGATACTTTCCTTCTATGGATGGAACTCTTTCTTTACAGTATATGGAACAATGGGGGGTTTCTGTAACAAATGATGATGGTACAGCTGCTTTTAATACACCGGAGGGGGTTGAAGTACTTGATTACTTTACGGAGCTCTATGAAAACGGCTTAATCCCCTCTGAGTCACTCACCGGAGAGGAACGTGAAGGAACTAATTTCTATCAGGCAGGCGAAGTAGCATTTGGAGGATTTATTCTAAATGAGGTTGAAGAAAATGCCCCGGATATATACGATAATACAGGAGTTTCGGACCAAATTACTGGAGAAGCAGAAGTTAAAGATTTAATAGTTCAGAATATAGTTGTTCCGGAACCGAGTGATCATCATGAAGAAGCGGTAGATTTTGCACTGTTTATTACAAATCCGGAAAATCAGCTGGAATTCGCGCAGATTGCTGGCTCTGGAGTCCTTCCTTCAACAGAAGAAACATTAGAGGATCCATATTTTTCAGAAGTTCCAGAAAATGCTACAGTTACAGACTTGGTAAGGGTAACTGAGGCCGAACAATTACCAGATGCTGAACTGTTAGTTCCGCCAATGGAAAATCTAAATGAATTAACAACGATTATGCATGATGCTTTTTCAAAAGCGATGTTGGGTGAGACAACTTCAGAAGAAGCACTCGCAGAAGCTGAGGAAGAGTGGAACAATGTTGTATCAGAGTAA
- a CDS encoding alpha-mannosidase: MTNNKTIHIIPHTHWDREWYLPYEKHHMKLVDLMDSLLETLKSEPEYKSFHLDGHTIILDDYLQVRPDKRAELQKHINEGRIHIGPWYILQDEFLTSSESNIRNLQYGMKDSKKWGNMLKSGYFPDSFGNMGQAPQILMQAGINNALFARGVKPTGFNNEVIESDSFESPYSEMYWRSPDGSKVYGILFANWYCNGNEIPVNEKEAVSYWDSQIEAMEKYAAGPHMLMMNGCDHQPIQTNLSEAIKTAQNLYPDITFKHSNFNDYVQNLTQTLPEDLKIVDGELRSQKTDGWGTLVNTASSRLYLKQMNRTGETILAKVAEPLETFAYMLGKPYNHQKLEYAWKKLMQNHAHDSICGCGVDEIHRGVVTRFADSKHVAESLVEESLTSITNHIDTTVFGDMDKAALPFVVYNTSGYGKSGTVSIILDVKRAYFADGVNKEALKSFDLGQKELVDASGNRFDFTMEDLGISFSYDLPEDKFRQTYMARRIKVTFEANDVPALGYRTYALISSENELDADKHSQSLVVSDNEMANEYLHVKMNGNGSLTITDKQTGKTFEQLGVYEDTGDIGNEYMYKQPDNEEPLTTKDALASIKLIEDKPYRAAFDITHDMTIPKSADELLEQEQREVVPFNIRKAQRTKETVSLTISTRVSLERNGKGVHVTAKFNNQAKDHRLRTLFPTGIETDHHHADSIFEVVKRPNEPAEEWSNPDNSQHQQDFVSVSNEEESLTIANYGLNEYEILRDDQNTIAVTLLRSVGEMGDWGHFPTPEAQCLGESIVSYAIYPSNGQTTDSYRKAYQYQIPWSTCQSAIQEGSLKEEGSFIDWQGDHLAFSSIKVSEATGDIMLRWFNLQSANDILQVNGPSEWSAYESNVIEEYVNKPVGQEQDKISIPASGHKIVTVGFKR; the protein is encoded by the coding sequence ATGACTAACAATAAAACGATCCACATCATTCCCCACACTCACTGGGATCGGGAGTGGTATTTGCCTTACGAGAAGCATCATATGAAATTAGTAGATTTGATGGACTCACTACTGGAAACATTGAAGTCAGAGCCAGAGTATAAAAGTTTCCATCTGGATGGACACACGATTATCCTAGATGACTATCTGCAAGTACGTCCGGACAAAAGGGCTGAGTTGCAAAAACATATTAATGAAGGCCGAATCCATATCGGACCTTGGTACATTTTACAGGATGAATTTCTGACAAGTAGCGAATCTAATATCCGCAACCTGCAATATGGTATGAAAGACTCCAAAAAATGGGGCAACATGTTAAAAAGTGGATACTTTCCCGATTCATTTGGAAATATGGGACAAGCACCACAGATTCTTATGCAAGCCGGTATTAACAATGCTCTGTTTGCTCGCGGTGTCAAACCAACAGGGTTTAACAACGAAGTAATCGAATCGGATAGTTTTGAATCCCCTTATTCGGAAATGTACTGGCGATCACCGGATGGTTCAAAAGTTTACGGTATTTTGTTTGCCAACTGGTATTGTAACGGAAACGAGATTCCAGTCAACGAAAAAGAAGCTGTGTCTTACTGGGATAGTCAAATAGAAGCGATGGAAAAATACGCTGCGGGTCCACATATGCTGATGATGAATGGTTGTGATCATCAACCTATTCAAACTAATCTTTCTGAAGCAATCAAGACGGCACAAAATTTGTATCCCGATATTACGTTTAAACATTCAAACTTCAATGATTATGTCCAAAATCTAACGCAAACATTACCGGAAGATCTAAAAATAGTGGACGGCGAACTCCGAAGCCAAAAGACAGATGGTTGGGGAACTTTAGTTAATACAGCATCATCCCGTCTTTATTTAAAACAGATGAATCGGACAGGTGAAACAATTTTAGCTAAAGTAGCGGAACCGCTTGAGACATTCGCTTATATGCTAGGGAAACCTTACAATCATCAAAAATTAGAATATGCCTGGAAAAAATTGATGCAGAATCATGCTCATGACAGCATATGTGGATGCGGTGTGGATGAGATACATCGCGGTGTGGTAACACGATTTGCTGATAGTAAGCATGTAGCAGAATCTTTAGTAGAAGAATCACTGACGTCTATTACCAATCATATCGATACAACTGTATTCGGTGACATGGACAAAGCTGCGCTACCTTTTGTCGTATACAACACGAGTGGTTACGGAAAAAGTGGTACCGTAAGTATCATTCTTGATGTTAAACGTGCGTATTTTGCGGATGGTGTTAATAAAGAAGCGCTGAAGTCGTTTGACCTGGGCCAGAAGGAGCTTGTCGATGCTTCCGGGAATCGTTTTGATTTTACAATGGAAGATTTGGGAATTTCCTTTTCTTATGATTTACCAGAAGATAAATTCCGCCAGACATACATGGCTCGCCGTATTAAGGTAACATTTGAAGCAAATGATGTGCCTGCGCTTGGTTACCGCACATATGCACTTATTTCATCGGAAAACGAATTAGATGCAGACAAGCATTCACAAAGTTTGGTTGTATCTGATAATGAAATGGCCAATGAATACCTGCATGTCAAAATGAATGGAAATGGTTCGCTGACTATCACGGATAAACAAACCGGAAAAACATTCGAACAGCTTGGTGTTTATGAAGATACCGGGGATATAGGAAATGAATATATGTACAAACAACCCGATAATGAGGAACCGTTGACGACAAAAGACGCGTTAGCTTCTATCAAACTGATTGAGGACAAACCGTACCGTGCCGCCTTTGATATTACACATGACATGACGATTCCAAAAAGTGCGGACGAGCTGTTGGAACAAGAACAGCGGGAAGTTGTTCCATTCAACATCCGAAAAGCACAACGTACGAAAGAAACGGTATCGTTAACTATTTCAACCCGTGTATCACTCGAAAGGAACGGAAAAGGTGTACACGTCACAGCCAAGTTTAATAATCAGGCAAAAGACCATCGTCTCCGGACGCTCTTCCCAACAGGTATAGAAACGGATCATCATCACGCTGATTCGATTTTTGAAGTAGTCAAGCGCCCGAATGAACCGGCTGAGGAATGGAGTAATCCCGACAATTCCCAGCATCAGCAGGATTTTGTATCCGTTAGTAATGAAGAGGAGAGTTTGACGATCGCCAATTATGGTCTGAATGAGTATGAAATCCTCCGCGATGACCAAAACACAATTGCAGTAACCTTGCTTCGTTCAGTCGGTGAGATGGGAGACTGGGGTCACTTTCCAACTCCTGAAGCTCAATGTCTCGGGGAAAGTATTGTTTCATATGCCATTTATCCAAGTAATGGGCAAACTACCGATAGCTACCGCAAAGCTTATCAGTACCAGATACCTTGGTCGACCTGTCAATCTGCTATTCAGGAAGGTAGCCTGAAAGAGGAAGGATCCTTCATCGATTGGCAAGGAGACCACTTAGCTTTTTCTTCTATAAAGGTGTCTGAAGCGACTGGTGATATCATGTTGCGTTGGTTCAATCTGCAAAGTGCAAACGATATCCTCCAAGTAAACGGACCATCCGAGTGGTCAGCTTATGAGAGTAATGTTATCGAGGAATACGTAAATAAACCAGTCGGTCAAGAGCAAGACAAGATAAGTATTCCTGCAAGCGGACATAAAATTGTAACTGTCGGTTTTAAGCGGTAA